One window of Phoenix dactylifera cultivar Barhee BC4 chromosome 5, palm_55x_up_171113_PBpolish2nd_filt_p, whole genome shotgun sequence genomic DNA carries:
- the LOC103710307 gene encoding actin-depolymerizing factor, giving the protein MANSASGMAVNDECKLKFLELKTKRNFRFIIFKIDEKIQQVSVEKLGQPDESYDDFTASLPADECRYAVFDFDFVTDENCQKSKIFFISWSPDTSRVRSKMLYASSKDRFKRELDGIQVELQATDPSEMSLDIVKGRAF; this is encoded by the exons ATG GCAAATTCTGCATCTGGAATGGCAGTGAATGATGAGTGTAAGCTCAAGTTTTTGGAGCTGAAGACAAAGAGGAACTTCCGTTTCATCATCTTCAAGATTGACGAGAAGATACAGCAGGTCTCTGTGGAGAAGCTTGGCCAGCCTGATGAAAGCTATGATGATTTCACCGCAAGCTTGCCTGCTGATGAGTGCCGCTATGCGgtgtttgattttgattttgtcACTGATGAGAATTGCCAGAAGAGCAAGATCTTCTTCATTTCTTG GTCTCCTGATACATCGAGGGTAAGGAGTAAGATGCTATATGCTAGCTCCAAGGACAGATTCAAGAGAGAACTTGATGGCATCCAAGTTGAACTACAAGCAACGGATCCAAGTGAGATGAGCCTCGATATTGTCAAAGGGCGAGCTTTCTGA